In the genome of Myxococcus stipitatus, one region contains:
- the secA gene encoding preprotein translocase subunit SecA encodes MIEWTLKKLIGTKNERELKKAREKVIRINELESRMRALKDEDFAAETARLKQEIQNGRPLDGMLFEAFALIREGSRRVIGQRHYDVQLIGGMFLHEGCIAEMRTGEGKTLTATLPCYLNALSGRGVHVVTVNDYLARRDAEWMGRVYKFMGMTTGCVLHELSDKQRQEAYRSDITYGQNNEFGFDYLRDNMKFRLQDYVQRELNYAIVDEVDSILIDEARTPLIISGPTEDSTDKYYRVDQVIPGLVPDQDFTLDEKHRSVSLTDDGIEKLQKRLSVSNLYDPGEIETLHHVEQALRAHTLYKRDKDYVVKDGEVVIIDEFTGRSMPGRRWSDGLHQAIEAKEGVKIENENQTLATISFQNYFRMYSKLSGMTGTADTEAEEFAKIYNLDVRVIPTNRPPIRKDQQDVVYKTEREKFEAVAAQIEELHKAGQPVLVGTVSIAKSEVVSSFLKKRGVPHNVLNAKQHQREADIVAQAGRKGAVTISTNMAGRGTDILLGGNAEVLAKAAVGPAPEAPAPQPPAADGAAPQPDPMVAYQQALAEWEQKLAQTQAKLDEETKKERTEVMEAGGLFIIGTERHESRRVDNQLRGRAGRQGDPGASRFFLSLEDDLMRIFGSERIQGLMERLGMEEGEVIEHIWLTRAIESAQKRVEGHNFDIRKNLLEYDDVMNQQRRTIYKLRRQVLAAGAGVPLVEYTEDPKTRVKTRSEQMVSWADFKEMVLDALEDVIVSIVDTYAPTKGSDGWDLESLSKNVKETFDLDMNFEGVGNRDELQDHIFKAAEKVFRSRDEEFGENFLRFLQYNYLATIDRLWKEHLLGMDHLRQGIGLRGYGQKDPKQEYKREGYQGFIQTLSAIKAQFVSQLMRVQPRSATSAEEEAVRIQRQLAQQQKRAVEGRGTADGKLDEASVAAAARPAAAQQGPRVGRNDPCPCGSGRKYKKCHGAAEASV; translated from the coding sequence ATGATCGAATGGACGCTGAAGAAGCTCATCGGGACCAAGAATGAGCGTGAGCTCAAGAAGGCCCGCGAGAAGGTCATCCGCATCAACGAGCTGGAGAGCCGGATGCGGGCCCTCAAGGACGAGGACTTTGCTGCCGAGACGGCCCGGCTGAAGCAGGAGATCCAGAACGGGAGGCCGCTCGACGGCATGCTGTTCGAGGCCTTCGCGCTCATCCGCGAGGGGTCCCGTCGCGTCATCGGCCAGCGTCACTACGACGTGCAGCTCATCGGCGGCATGTTCCTTCATGAGGGCTGCATCGCGGAGATGCGCACCGGTGAAGGCAAGACGCTGACGGCCACGCTGCCCTGCTACCTCAACGCCCTGTCCGGGCGCGGGGTGCACGTCGTGACGGTGAACGACTACCTCGCCCGCCGCGACGCGGAGTGGATGGGGCGCGTCTACAAGTTCATGGGCATGACGACGGGCTGCGTGCTCCACGAGCTGTCCGACAAGCAGCGGCAGGAGGCGTACCGCTCGGACATCACCTACGGGCAGAACAACGAGTTCGGCTTCGACTACCTGCGCGACAACATGAAGTTCCGCTTGCAGGACTACGTCCAGCGCGAGCTGAACTACGCCATCGTCGACGAGGTGGACTCCATCCTCATCGATGAGGCGCGCACGCCGCTCATCATCTCCGGTCCCACCGAGGACAGCACGGACAAGTACTACCGGGTGGACCAGGTCATCCCGGGCCTCGTGCCGGACCAGGACTTCACGCTCGACGAGAAGCACCGCTCCGTGTCGCTCACGGACGACGGCATCGAGAAGCTGCAGAAGCGGCTGAGCGTGTCCAACCTCTACGACCCGGGCGAAATCGAGACGCTCCACCACGTCGAGCAGGCCCTGCGCGCGCACACGCTCTACAAGCGCGACAAGGACTACGTGGTGAAGGACGGCGAGGTCGTCATCATCGACGAGTTCACCGGCCGCTCCATGCCGGGCCGCCGCTGGTCCGACGGCCTCCACCAGGCCATCGAGGCCAAGGAGGGCGTGAAGATCGAGAACGAGAACCAGACGCTGGCGACCATCTCGTTCCAGAACTACTTCCGCATGTACTCCAAGCTGTCCGGCATGACGGGCACCGCGGACACGGAGGCCGAGGAGTTCGCGAAGATCTACAACCTCGACGTCCGCGTCATCCCGACCAACCGCCCGCCCATCCGCAAGGACCAGCAGGACGTGGTCTACAAGACGGAGCGCGAGAAGTTCGAGGCGGTGGCGGCGCAGATTGAGGAGCTGCACAAGGCGGGGCAGCCGGTGCTCGTGGGCACGGTGTCCATCGCCAAGAGCGAGGTGGTGTCCAGCTTCCTGAAGAAGCGGGGCGTCCCCCACAACGTCCTCAACGCCAAGCAGCACCAGCGCGAGGCCGACATCGTCGCGCAGGCCGGCCGCAAGGGCGCGGTCACCATCTCCACCAACATGGCCGGCCGCGGAACGGACATCCTCCTGGGCGGCAACGCGGAGGTGTTGGCGAAGGCGGCCGTGGGCCCCGCGCCGGAAGCCCCCGCGCCGCAGCCTCCCGCCGCGGATGGCGCCGCGCCGCAGCCGGACCCGATGGTCGCCTACCAGCAGGCCCTCGCCGAGTGGGAGCAGAAGCTGGCGCAGACCCAGGCCAAGCTGGACGAGGAGACGAAGAAGGAGCGCACGGAGGTGATGGAGGCCGGCGGCCTGTTCATCATCGGCACCGAGCGCCATGAGTCCCGTCGCGTGGACAACCAGCTGCGTGGTCGCGCGGGTCGTCAGGGTGACCCGGGCGCGAGCCGGTTCTTCCTGTCGCTCGAGGACGACCTGATGCGCATCTTCGGGTCCGAGCGCATCCAGGGGCTGATGGAGCGGCTGGGCATGGAGGAGGGCGAGGTCATCGAGCACATCTGGCTCACCCGCGCCATCGAGAGTGCCCAGAAGCGGGTCGAAGGCCACAACTTCGACATCCGCAAGAACCTGCTCGAGTACGACGACGTGATGAACCAGCAGCGGCGCACCATCTACAAGCTGCGTCGTCAGGTGCTGGCCGCGGGCGCGGGTGTCCCCCTGGTGGAGTACACCGAGGACCCCAAGACGCGCGTGAAGACCCGCTCCGAGCAGATGGTGAGCTGGGCGGACTTCAAGGAGATGGTGCTGGACGCGCTGGAGGACGTCATCGTCTCCATCGTCGACACGTACGCGCCCACCAAGGGCTCGGACGGGTGGGACCTGGAGTCGCTGTCGAAGAACGTCAAGGAGACGTTCGACCTCGACATGAACTTCGAGGGCGTGGGCAACCGCGACGAGCTCCAGGACCACATCTTCAAGGCGGCGGAGAAGGTCTTCCGCTCGCGTGACGAGGAGTTCGGCGAGAACTTCCTGCGCTTCCTCCAGTACAACTACCTGGCCACCATCGACCGGCTCTGGAAGGAGCACCTGCTGGGCATGGACCACCTGCGCCAGGGCATCGGCCTGCGTGGCTACGGCCAGAAGGACCCGAAGCAGGAGTACAAGCGCGAGGGCTACCAGGGCTTCATCCAGACGCTCTCCGCCATCAAGGCGCAGTTCGTCTCCCAGCTGATGCGCGTGCAGCCTCGGTCCGCCACCAGCGCGGAGGAGGAGGCGGTCCGCATCCAGCGCCAGCTCGCGCAGCAGCAGAAGCGGGCGGTGGAGGGCCGTGGCACGGCGGACGGCAAGCTGGACGAGGCCTCCGTGGCCGCGGCGGCCCGGCCGGCGGCCGCTCAGCAGGGCCCCCGCGTGGGCCGCAACGACCCCTGCCCCTGTGGCAGCGGCCGCAAGTACAAGAAGTGCCACGGCGCGGCGGAAGCCAGCGTCTAG
- the rlmM gene encoding 23S rRNA (cytidine(2498)-2'-O)-methyltransferase RlmM — protein MPPQTQVPQPGRWLWTCRAGFEAHLFEELAWAETHPRLLGDALVESEQRPATVPAFARAAYQVVAALPSGPPDAQAEAVARALATLSSNRPWVVQAFTPDSPRGNTLAAPAEALEAAVRARLPSERLLDDAGRARESRALLVSLCVAPDGVTALGLVSASEALSLAPGGRRRMRREGESPSRAAMKLEEALDGLPFEPGRGDVCVDLGAAPGGWTQRLVARGAKVVAVDPAKLMPELASHGRVKHVQESAFAYAPEEPVDWLFCDMAWRPLEVAQLLAKWGRRGWASHLVANIKLPMKDKNPVLLRVRHTLVEDGGWKQLTLRQLYHDRDEVTVTAHQLR, from the coding sequence ATGCCCCCACAGACCCAGGTCCCCCAACCGGGACGCTGGCTCTGGACCTGCCGGGCGGGCTTCGAAGCCCATCTCTTCGAGGAGCTCGCCTGGGCGGAGACCCACCCTCGCCTGCTCGGCGATGCCCTGGTGGAGAGTGAACAGCGGCCCGCCACCGTCCCCGCCTTCGCGCGCGCCGCCTATCAAGTGGTCGCCGCCCTGCCCTCGGGTCCTCCCGACGCGCAGGCGGAGGCCGTGGCCCGGGCCCTGGCCACCCTCTCCAGCAACCGCCCGTGGGTCGTCCAGGCCTTCACGCCCGACAGCCCCCGAGGCAACACCCTGGCCGCCCCCGCGGAGGCGCTGGAGGCGGCCGTCCGCGCACGGCTCCCCTCCGAGCGGCTGCTCGACGACGCGGGACGGGCCCGGGAGTCTCGTGCGCTGCTCGTGTCCCTTTGTGTCGCGCCGGACGGTGTCACGGCGCTGGGGCTCGTCTCGGCGAGTGAGGCGCTCTCCCTCGCCCCGGGCGGCCGGCGGCGCATGCGTCGCGAGGGGGAGTCCCCGTCCCGGGCCGCGATGAAGCTCGAGGAGGCGCTGGACGGACTGCCCTTCGAGCCCGGCCGCGGCGACGTCTGCGTGGACCTGGGCGCGGCGCCGGGAGGGTGGACCCAGCGGCTGGTGGCCCGGGGCGCGAAGGTCGTGGCCGTGGACCCGGCGAAGCTGATGCCGGAGCTGGCCTCCCATGGCCGGGTGAAGCATGTGCAGGAGAGCGCCTTCGCCTACGCCCCGGAGGAGCCCGTCGACTGGCTCTTCTGCGACATGGCCTGGCGCCCGCTGGAGGTGGCCCAGCTGCTCGCCAAGTGGGGACGGCGGGGGTGGGCCAGCCATCTGGTGGCCAACATCAAGCTGCCCATGAAGGACAAGAACCCCGTGCTGCTGCGGGTGCGCCACACGCTCGTCGAGGACGGCGGCTGGAAGCAGCTCACCCTCCGCCAGCTCTACCACGACCGGGATGAAGTGACGGTGACAGCCCACCAGCTGCGCTGA
- a CDS encoding GGDEF domain-containing protein: protein MPYPLDDATATALIALYPWVLTRSPQAPVQAAVEALLQAEQARRGHPDAKTGALQVPALTQGNLLKEEYDLSTHAHHDGWRVGAVIADVKGMINLNARFGFATGDAILRGTVESLAAQYPGAKVVRLHPDAFAALLVPTSQLTVREDLAAPTHERLSRDVRRVLPEGTPDADLPSWTVSLLEVTVDSPSHWQVLGPLLWAELERAHVMQRSGRVDGLQRRRLRLDASIPGPATL from the coding sequence ATGCCCTACCCACTCGACGACGCCACCGCCACCGCCCTCATCGCCCTCTACCCGTGGGTGCTGACCCGCAGCCCGCAGGCCCCCGTGCAGGCCGCCGTCGAGGCGCTCCTCCAGGCCGAGCAGGCCCGGCGCGGCCACCCGGACGCGAAGACAGGGGCGCTCCAGGTGCCCGCCCTCACCCAGGGCAACCTCCTCAAGGAGGAATACGACCTGTCCACGCACGCGCACCATGACGGGTGGCGCGTGGGCGCGGTCATCGCGGACGTGAAGGGGATGATCAACCTCAACGCCCGCTTCGGCTTCGCCACGGGTGACGCCATCCTGCGCGGCACCGTGGAGTCGCTCGCCGCGCAGTACCCGGGCGCCAAGGTGGTTCGCCTGCACCCGGACGCCTTCGCGGCCCTGCTGGTGCCCACCTCGCAGCTCACCGTGCGCGAGGACCTGGCGGCCCCCACGCACGAGCGACTGTCACGCGACGTGCGCCGGGTCCTCCCCGAGGGCACGCCTGACGCGGACCTCCCCTCGTGGACCGTGAGCCTGCTGGAGGTGACGGTGGATTCGCCCTCGCACTGGCAGGTGCTGGGGCCCCTGCTCTGGGCGGAGCTGGAGCGCGCGCACGTCATGCAGCGCAGCGGCCGCGTGGACGGACTCCAGCGCAGACGTCTGCGCCTGGACGCGTCCATCCCGGGTCCCGCGACGCTCTGA
- a CDS encoding M23 family metallopeptidase, producing MAKKSFTLMVIPDHDAPVKRYTIQRSFLMQVGMGLMLVVGLGAGASIHYFQVAADASENRILREENLTLRSQLKSVRERIEHIGSTLDRVERFDQKLRAMTLLSDPQRNLAMGPTEPEAGTQVPTTDTQFTQLTTTETPKLLMGRLDKLSAEATRQEQSLQELQAYFQDQKSMLASTPSIWPARGWVTSDFGQRVDPYTADRVMHAGLDIAAPHGKEVYSPSDGTVVFAGLEGGYGNVIVVDHGYGIKTRYGHLAKMLVKAGDRVKRGALIAAVGNTGRSTGPHLHYEVRVNGIPQNPRKFILEE from the coding sequence GTGGCGAAAAAGTCCTTCACGTTGATGGTGATCCCGGACCACGACGCGCCGGTGAAGCGGTACACCATCCAACGCTCGTTCCTGATGCAGGTGGGGATGGGGTTGATGCTTGTGGTGGGACTGGGCGCGGGCGCGAGCATCCATTACTTCCAGGTCGCGGCGGATGCCTCGGAGAACCGCATCCTGCGTGAGGAGAACCTGACGTTGCGCTCGCAGCTGAAGTCCGTGCGGGAGCGCATCGAGCACATCGGCTCCACGTTGGACAGGGTGGAGCGCTTCGACCAGAAGCTGCGGGCGATGACGCTCTTGTCGGACCCTCAGCGGAATCTGGCCATGGGCCCCACGGAGCCGGAAGCTGGGACGCAGGTGCCGACGACCGACACCCAGTTCACGCAGCTCACCACGACGGAGACGCCCAAGCTGTTGATGGGGCGGCTGGACAAGCTGAGCGCGGAGGCCACCCGTCAGGAGCAGAGCCTCCAGGAGCTCCAGGCGTACTTCCAGGACCAGAAGTCCATGCTGGCCTCCACCCCGTCCATCTGGCCGGCGCGCGGCTGGGTGACGAGCGACTTTGGTCAGCGCGTGGACCCGTACACGGCCGACCGGGTCATGCACGCGGGTCTGGACATCGCGGCGCCGCACGGCAAGGAAGTCTATTCGCCGTCGGACGGCACGGTGGTGTTCGCGGGCCTGGAGGGTGGCTACGGCAACGTCATCGTCGTGGACCATGGCTACGGCATCAAGACGCGCTATGGCCACCTGGCGAAGATGCTGGTGAAGGCGGGTGACCGGGTGAAGCGCGGCGCGCTCATCGCGGCGGTGGGCAACACGGGCCGCTCCACGGGTCCCCACCTGCACTACGAAGTCCGCGTCAACGGCATCCCGCAGAACCCTCGCAAGTTCATCCTGGAGGAGTAG
- the recN gene encoding DNA repair protein RecN — MLLGLRIANVAVIEEVEVAFGAGLTVLTGETGAGKSILVDSLNLLLGGRADADVIRAGCEEASVEGVFARTPVLGARLEDLGLPDLGEEVLVRRVLGRTGRGKAYVNGALVTVGVLGKLTRGAVDLAGQHEHVSLFDSGLHRVLLDRYGEMETPLATYFGEYSALREVDARMEALGGDESKVRERAEFLRFQLDEISRWDPEPGEDVRLDAERKRLSSAEKLKRHGAEAELLVAGDESSALETVGRALGLVHEAVKCDATLSPVAQSLSTALSELEEAQRRLNRYVEGLESDPTRLADVDERLDGLKRLCRKHGTTLEGVLKKRGEIEAELGTLENRQEVLEELAQERRKVEERARKAALALSKARSTSAVEFSAQVREGLGHLAMGKAAFEVRVTPGETLRPDGLDDVEFFFSANPGEPARPLAKVASGGEASRLLLALKRALAGSDACGCYVLDEADAGVSGAIADVVGRMIKEVSGHRQVLCITHLPQVAAYADAHLLIRKAVKAERTVSQVTVLAAGPERTRELARMMSGVEVTREALGAAEALVRSAHRALGSPRARRESGPEGPPRGRLRRTA, encoded by the coding sequence GTGCTGCTGGGTCTGCGGATTGCGAACGTGGCGGTGATAGAGGAGGTGGAGGTGGCGTTCGGAGCCGGCCTCACCGTCCTCACGGGAGAAACGGGGGCGGGCAAGTCCATCCTCGTGGATTCATTGAACTTGCTCCTCGGTGGGCGAGCGGACGCGGACGTCATCCGCGCCGGGTGCGAGGAGGCGTCCGTGGAGGGCGTCTTTGCGCGCACCCCGGTGCTGGGCGCGCGTCTGGAGGACCTGGGCCTGCCAGACTTGGGGGAGGAGGTGCTCGTCCGCCGGGTGCTGGGGCGCACCGGACGGGGCAAGGCCTACGTCAACGGGGCGCTGGTGACGGTGGGCGTGCTGGGGAAGCTGACCCGAGGGGCGGTGGACTTGGCGGGCCAGCACGAGCACGTGAGCCTCTTCGACTCCGGCCTGCACCGCGTGCTGTTGGACCGGTACGGGGAGATGGAGACGCCCCTGGCCACCTACTTCGGGGAGTACTCCGCGCTGCGGGAGGTGGACGCGCGCATGGAGGCCCTGGGCGGGGACGAGTCGAAGGTGCGCGAGCGCGCGGAGTTCCTGCGCTTCCAGCTCGATGAAATCTCCCGGTGGGACCCGGAGCCGGGCGAGGACGTGCGGCTGGACGCGGAGCGCAAGCGCCTGTCCAGCGCGGAGAAGCTCAAGCGCCACGGCGCCGAGGCGGAGCTGCTCGTGGCGGGAGATGAGTCCTCCGCGCTCGAGACGGTGGGGCGCGCGCTGGGCCTGGTGCACGAGGCTGTCAAGTGCGACGCGACGCTTTCGCCCGTGGCCCAGTCGCTGAGCACGGCCCTGTCCGAGCTGGAGGAGGCGCAGCGCCGGCTCAACCGGTACGTGGAGGGGCTGGAGTCGGACCCGACCCGGCTGGCGGACGTGGATGAGCGACTGGATGGCCTCAAGCGGCTGTGTCGCAAGCACGGCACCACGCTGGAGGGCGTGCTGAAGAAGCGCGGTGAAATCGAGGCCGAGCTGGGCACGCTGGAGAACCGCCAGGAGGTGCTGGAGGAACTGGCGCAGGAGCGGCGCAAGGTGGAGGAGCGGGCGCGCAAGGCGGCCCTGGCGCTGTCCAAGGCCCGTTCGACGAGCGCGGTGGAGTTCTCCGCCCAGGTGCGCGAGGGCCTGGGGCACCTGGCCATGGGCAAGGCGGCCTTCGAGGTGCGCGTGACGCCCGGGGAGACGCTGCGCCCGGACGGCCTGGACGACGTGGAGTTCTTCTTCAGCGCGAACCCGGGAGAGCCCGCCCGGCCCCTGGCGAAGGTGGCCTCCGGTGGCGAGGCGAGCCGGCTCCTGTTGGCCCTGAAGCGGGCCCTGGCCGGCAGCGACGCGTGTGGCTGCTACGTGCTGGATGAGGCCGACGCGGGCGTCAGCGGCGCCATCGCGGACGTGGTGGGGCGGATGATCAAGGAGGTGAGCGGCCACCGTCAGGTGCTCTGCATCACCCACCTGCCGCAGGTCGCGGCCTACGCGGACGCGCACCTGCTCATCCGCAAGGCGGTGAAGGCGGAGCGGACCGTTTCCCAGGTGACGGTCCTGGCGGCGGGGCCGGAGAGGACTCGGGAGCTGGCCCGGATGATGTCCGGCGTGGAGGTCACCCGGGAGGCGCTGGGGGCGGCGGAGGCCCTGGTCCGCTCGGCCCATCGTGCCCTGGGGTCTCCCAGGGCACGGAGGGAGTCTGGGCCGGAGGGGCCCCCCCGGGGACGTCTGCGGAGGACGGCTTGA
- a CDS encoding Stp1/IreP family PP2C-type Ser/Thr phosphatase, whose amino-acid sequence MKVVSAGLTDVGRKRNHNEDSFLIDDELQLYVVADGMGGHAGGGTASRIAVETIDKELRRARESKENPFLSVPNLQESPIPEALRTAVERACLAIYTAAQEDPRLSGMGTTVISLVVRDEHAFFAHVGDSRAYLIRGDLIQQISEDHSLVNEQIKAGMITPEEAKHSRYKNIITRSVGFEEEVQVDVMGLVSEPGDVFLLCSDGLANMLEDREIHEVVATAKSFDDVPKRLIDFANERGGDDNITVIVVRVAA is encoded by the coding sequence ATGAAAGTCGTCTCCGCTGGCCTGACGGATGTCGGGCGGAAGCGCAATCACAACGAGGACAGCTTCCTCATCGACGATGAGCTCCAGCTCTACGTCGTGGCGGATGGCATGGGCGGCCATGCGGGAGGAGGCACTGCCTCGCGCATCGCCGTGGAGACCATCGACAAGGAGCTCCGGCGGGCACGGGAGAGCAAGGAAAACCCGTTCCTGTCCGTGCCCAACCTCCAGGAATCCCCCATTCCGGAGGCGCTGCGCACGGCCGTGGAGAGGGCGTGTCTCGCCATCTACACGGCGGCGCAGGAAGACCCGCGGCTGTCCGGCATGGGCACCACGGTCATCTCCCTGGTGGTTCGCGACGAGCACGCGTTCTTCGCGCACGTGGGAGACAGCCGCGCGTACCTCATCCGCGGCGACCTCATCCAGCAGATCTCCGAGGACCACTCGCTGGTCAACGAGCAGATCAAGGCGGGGATGATCACGCCCGAAGAGGCCAAGCATTCCCGCTACAAGAACATCATCACCCGTTCCGTGGGCTTCGAAGAGGAAGTCCAGGTGGACGTGATGGGGCTCGTCTCCGAGCCCGGTGACGTGTTCCTGCTGTGCTCCGACGGCCTGGCCAACATGCTCGAGGACCGCGAAATCCATGAGGTCGTGGCCACCGCGAAGAGCTTCGACGATGTGCCCAAGCGTCTCATTGACTTCGCCAACGAGCGCGGAGGTGATGACAACATCACCGTCATCGTCGTGCGCGTCGCCGCCTGA
- the rpsB gene encoding 30S ribosomal protein S2, with the protein MSIDTQETQTQQQAMAAAGGITMRQLLEAGVHFGHQTKRWNPKMKPYIFGARNGIYIIDLQKTVSMARAAFRFVADVTARGGSVLFVGTKKQAQDVIREEASRAGQFFVTSRWLGGTLTNFKTIKQGIDRLKTLEKMAEDGTFERLPKKEVASLEREREKLEKNLGGVKEMSKLPRCVFVIDPKKEHIAIHEATRLGIPVIGLVDTNCDPDGIDFVIPGNDDAIRSIKLFTSKIAEACIEGAARYRASGAAERDEQEEREGRDDRRERDDRRGPRRGDRDRRGGDRDRGGERRGPLVEMKGAPAVADAPAAEGSAEEGGEAAAE; encoded by the coding sequence ATGTCGATCGACACGCAGGAAACGCAGACGCAGCAGCAGGCCATGGCCGCCGCCGGCGGCATCACGATGCGGCAGCTCCTGGAGGCCGGTGTTCACTTCGGCCACCAGACGAAGCGCTGGAACCCGAAGATGAAGCCGTACATCTTCGGCGCCCGGAACGGCATCTACATCATCGACCTGCAGAAGACGGTCTCGATGGCCCGCGCGGCCTTCCGCTTCGTGGCGGACGTGACGGCGCGTGGTGGCTCGGTCCTCTTCGTGGGCACCAAGAAGCAGGCGCAGGACGTCATCCGCGAGGAGGCGTCGCGCGCGGGTCAGTTCTTCGTCACCAGCCGCTGGCTGGGTGGCACGCTGACCAACTTCAAGACCATCAAGCAGGGCATCGACCGGCTGAAGACGCTGGAGAAGATGGCCGAGGACGGCACCTTCGAGCGCCTGCCGAAGAAGGAAGTCGCCTCGCTGGAGCGTGAGCGCGAGAAGCTGGAGAAGAACCTGGGCGGCGTGAAGGAGATGTCCAAGCTGCCCCGCTGCGTCTTCGTCATCGACCCGAAGAAGGAGCACATCGCCATCCACGAGGCGACCCGCCTGGGCATCCCCGTGATTGGCCTGGTGGACACGAACTGCGATCCCGACGGCATCGACTTCGTGATTCCCGGCAACGACGACGCCATCCGCTCCATCAAGCTCTTCACGTCGAAGATCGCCGAGGCCTGCATCGAGGGCGCGGCCCGCTACCGTGCCTCGGGCGCGGCGGAGCGCGACGAGCAGGAGGAGCGCGAGGGCCGTGACGACCGCCGTGAGCGTGACGACCGCCGTGGCCCGCGCCGTGGCGACCGCGACCGTCGCGGTGGCGACCGTGACCGGGGCGGCGAGCGCCGTGGCCCCCTCGTCGAGATGAAGGGCGCCCCCGCGGTGGCCGACGCGCCTGCCGCCGAGGGTTCCGCTGAAGAGGGTGGCGAGGCGGCGGCGGAGTAG